AAATGACCCCCGATTAGAGCTATTTATAATCAGGGATCGGTTGTTTTGTATGCTAATATTAGTCTTCTAGACCTTTTACTTTACCTTTTGATTTCGCGATAACTTCTTCAGCTACGTTACGAGGTGCTTCAGCATAGTGGTCAAACTCCATTGTTGAAGTTGCACGACCTGAAGTGATAGTACGTAATTGAGTAACATATCCGAACATCTCCGAAAGTGGTACTAAAGCCTTGATAACTTGAGCTCCGTTACGTGAGTCTAGACCTTGCATCTGACCACGACGACGGTTTAAGTCACCCATTACATCACCCATGTTTTCCTCTGGAGTCAATACTTCAACTTTCATGATAGGCTCCATTAATACTGGAGAACATTTAGGTAATGCTTGACGGTAAGCCATTTTACCAGCTAATTCGAAAGATAATGAATCTGAATCGACTGCGTGGAAAGATCCATCGATCAAACGCACTTTCATTCCTGATAGTGGGTAACCAGCTAATACACCATTGTTCATCGATGATTCAAATCCTTTTTGAACCGAAGGAATGTATTCTTTTGGAATAGCACCACCAACGATCTCATTAACGAATTGAAGAGGTGATTTAACAACATCCCAATCTTCGTCTGCAGGAGAGATAACAACTTTGATATCCGCGAATTTACCACGACCACCTGATTGTTTTTTGTAAACTTCACGGTGCTCAGATGTTCCGTTGATAGACTCTTTATAAGCTACTTGTGGAGCACCTTGGTTAACTTCTACTTTGAACTCACGTCTCAAACGGTCGATCAAGATATCTAAGTGAAGCTCACCCATACCTGAGATAACTGTTTGACCAGTCTCTTGATCAGATTTTACTACGAATGTAGGGTCTTCCTCAGCTAATTTACCTAAAGCGATACCTAATTTATCTACGTCAGCCTGAGTTTTAGGCTCGATCGCTAAACCGATTACTGGCTCAGGGAAAGTCATAGACTCAAGGATGATAGGGTTTTTCTCGTCACAAAGTGTATCACCAGTTTTGATGTCTTTGAAACCTACAACCGCACCGATATCACCAGCACCGATTCTTTCGATTGGGTTTTGCTTGTTAGCGTGCATTTGGAAGATACGAGAGATACGCTCTTTGTTTCCTGAACGAGTGTTCAATACATAAGAACCAGCCTCTAATACTCCTGAGTATGCACGTACGAAACATAGACGACCTACGAATGGGTCAGTAGCAATCTTGAATCCTAATGCCGCGAAAGGCTCAGTTTCAGATGGCTTACGAACGATCTCTTCACCGTTACGTGGGTCAGTACCTTTAACAGCCTCTTGGTCAAGAGGTGAAGGCAATAACTCCATAACGAAGTCAAGCATTGTTTGTACACCTTTGTTTTTGAATGATGATCCACAAACCATAGGAACGATAGCGTTATCTAAAACAGCTTTACGTAAAGCGTCTAAGATCTCACGCTCTGTTAATGAATCTGGATCTTCGAAGAATTTCTCCATCAAAGACTCATCATATCCAGCAACAGCTTCTAATAATTTCTCACGGTATTCAGCAACCTCATCCAACATATCGTCAGGAATTGGAACTTCTGTAAAAGTCATACCTTTATCAGCTTCGTTCCAAACGATACCACGGTTGTTGATTAAGTCAACTACACCTTTGAAGTCGTCCTCAGCACCGATAGGTAATTGAAGCGCTACAGCCTCAGAACCTAACATCTCTTTCACTTGTTTTACAACTTTCAAGAAGTCAGCTCCTGAACGGTCCATTTTATTAACGAAACCAATACGAGGAACTTTGTAACCATCAGCTAAACGCCAGTTAGTCTCAGATTGAGGCTCAACACCATCAACAGCTGAGAATAAGAATACTAACCCGTCTAATACACGTAATGAACGGTTTACCTCTACAGTAAAGTCAACGTGTCCAGGAGTATCAATTACGTTTACTTGGTATTTTTTATTACGGTAGTTCCAGAATACAGTAACAGCAGCAGATGTGATCGTGATACCACGCTCTTGCTCTTGCGCCATCCAGTCTGTAGTAGCAGAACCTTCGTGAGTTTCTCCTAATTTGTGGTTAACTCCAGAGTAGAATAAGATACGCTCTGTAGTCGTAGTTTTACCAGCATCGATGTGGGCAGCGATACCAATATTTCTAACTAATTTTAAGTCTTTTGCCATATTAATTTTGCAGTTTGCCTATTGGCGTTTTTTGTTGCTTTGTTCTTAAACAAATACACCGACTCTCGATAATGAATATTCTATTATCTAAAGTCGGTGTAATCATATTTGATTCTTTATCTTCAAAATTAGAATCTGAAGTGTGAGAACGCTTTGTTAGCTTCCGCCATCTTGTGCGTATCTTCTTTCTTCTTTACAGCAGCACCTTCACCTTTAGAAGCTGAAATAATTTCTCCTGCTAATTTCTCGAACATAGTTTTTTCACCACGTTTGCGAGCATAAGAGATTAACCATTTCATTCCTAAAGCGATCTTACGCTCTGGACGAACTTCCATAGGAACTTGGAAGTTAGCACCACCAACACGACGAGATTTAACCTCTACTGCTGGCATAACGTTGTTTAAAGCTTTTTTCCAAGTCTCTAAACCGTTCTCTTGCGTTTTTGATTCTACTAATTCTACAGCATCGTAAAAAATTGAGTACGCGATAGATTTCTTACCGTCGAACATCATGTTATTTACGAAACGTGTTACCTGAACGTCATTAAACTTTGGATCAGGTAAAATGATTCTCTTTTTTGGTTTTGCTTTTCTCATTTTCTTTTCCTCCGTTTAATTATTTCTTACCTTTTGTTGGAGCAGCTGCTTGACCTGGTTTTGGACGTTTTGTTCCGTATTTAGAACGACGTTGGTTACGGCCTGCTACACCTGATGTGTCTAATGCACCACGGATGATGTGGTAACGAACTCCTGGTAAATCTTTAACACGACCACCACGGATTAACACGATTGAGTGCTCTTGTAGGTTGTGTCCTTCTCCTGGAATGTAAGCATTCACTTCTTTTCCATTCGTTAAACGAACACGAGCTACTTTACGCATTGCTGAGTTTGGTTTTTTAGGGGTAGTAGTGTATACACGTGTACACACACCTCTTCGCTGTGGACATGAATCCAACGCTGGTGACTTACTCTTATCAACCAGAGCTACTCTACCTTTTCTAACTAATTGTTGAATAGTAGGCATTTACCTGTTTTGTGTTTTTAATTTGTGTAAAATTAATTTTTAAGTCTGCAAAGATATAAAGAATATTTCGAATCGTAAAGAGTTGTGAGATAAAGTTTTTAAATAAAATGGATGCGTCGATTCCACGGCCGTTCTGTTGCAGTTCCTGACCATACGTCAATGGTTTTTTCATGCTATAAATGTTGCTGTACGGGACCTTGTGTTGAATTCGATAATTCTTAACAGCAAATGGTGTTTCGTATTTGACGCGTCCAGATAATACAGGGGCGGCTGCAAAGATTAAGGAATTCAAGGTAGAAGTTAGCATGGACAATCAGCATTGGGAAGTCGCTTATTCAGGTCGTGGGGCGCTCAACGGACGTCAGTACTTTCCTTTTGCTACCTCAAAGACTTTCAGATATTTTCGAATCGTCACAGTGAATGATTTTAAAGGAGAGAACCATGCCTCTATTGCAGAGCTCGATCTCTATTAATAATCGATAATCAGCTTGCTCGAAAAAAAGTTCTAATCAAAGGCATATTTTAGAATAAGAAGCCCCGTCATGGAAAAATGGCGGGGCTCCTTATTTTTTTTGATATGTTAAAAACGATATTGAAGAACAATATGTTATTCTATAATATCGTTCAGCGTAGCATCGCTGTCTGTTTAAGCTGCTGTGCTAGCTGATTAACGTAAAGTCAATCTGTCGTTTCTCCAAATCCACCTTCTTAACTTTGATCTGAACCTCATCGCCTAATTGATATACTTTTTTCTTGCGTTGACCGATGATCGCATAATTCTTCTCGTCCAAGGTATAGAAATCATCCGTGATATCGCGAAGGCGAACCATACCCTCGCATTTGTTCTCTTCGATTTCTACATACATACCCCATTCCGTAACACCGGAAACAATTCCTGTGTATTCGACACCAATTTGATCTTGTAGGAATTCTGCCTGTTTGTACTTGATAGATGCTCTTTCCGCTTCCGCTGCCTTCTTTTCCATCTGTGAGGAGTGCTCGGACATCTTTTCGTAGTGATCCGCATTGATCTTGTTGCCACCTTCCAGATAATATTGCAACAGTCGGTGCACCATCACATCGGGGTAGCGGCGGATAGGAGAGGTAAAGTGCGTATAGTAATCAAATGCTAGACCGTAATGTGAAGTCTTTTTCGTGGTATAGATAGCTTTCGCCATAGAACGCACAGCAAGTGAGGTTAGCAAATTCTGCTCTTTTGATCCTTCTATCTTCGTCATTAAGCTGTTTAATGATTTTGCGGTCTCTTTGTCAGACTTAATAACCAAGCGATGGCCGAAACGCGATGCGAATTGCGAGAAATTCGTTAAAGTCTCTGGGTTCGGAACATCATGGAAACGGTAAACAAACGGAAGTTTATTTTTCCCACGCCCTTGTTTTCCGATAAACTCGGCAACCTTACGGTTTGCAAGGAGCATAAAATCCTCGATCAGCTTATGGGCTTCTTTACGGATTTTCGTATACACGCCTATTGGCTTGCCATTTTCATCTAAATGGAACTTTACTTCCTCCGATTCAAAACTGATGGCCCCGTTCTTGAACTTGCGGTCGCGAAGAATAAAAGCTAGCTCATTAAGTTTTAAGATTGCAGGCGCCAAAGTATCTTCTTTGCCCTCGATGATTTCCTGTGCTTCTTCGTAACTGAAGCGGCGGTCCGAATGGATGACCGTTCTTCCAAACCATTGGTCTATAACATTGGCTTTGTCGTCAAGCTCAAATACGGCCGAGAAACAAAGTTTGTCTTCATTAGGTCTAAGTGAACATAAATTATTCGAAAGTCGCTCAGGGAGCATCGGAATAACTCTGTCTACCAGATAAACTGAGGTTCCTCTTTCGAACGCTTCTTTATCAAGTGCCGTATCAGGAATAACGTAGTGCGACACGTCAGCAATGTGAACACCGATTTCATAATTACCATTCTCTAATACTTGATAGGAGATGGCATCATCAAAATCTTTTGCATCGGCAGGGTCAATAGTAAAGGTAGTGGTGCTTCGGAAATCTCTTCTTTTCGCAATTTCTTCCGCAGTGATATCTTCAGGGATGGCGTTAGCTTCTTTTTCGACTTCTTTCGGAAATTCCAAAGGGAATCCAAAGTCTGCCAAGATCGCGTTCATCTCCGTGTTGTTTTCTCCTTTTTTACCAAGTACGTGTTTTACACGACCGATAGGGTTCTTAGCATTCTTCGGCCATTCGATGATCGACACTAAAACTTTTTCTCCGTCCTTCGCTCCATTCAGATTGTCGAGCGGAATGAAGATGTCATGCAACATTTTTCTGTCATCCGGTAAGAAGAATGCGTAGCTGTTAGACATGTCAATAGTTCCGGTGAAGTCAGTCTTCGCGCGTTCCAAAATTTCCACTACTTCGCCTTCGCGCTTACGTCCTTTTTTGCGCTCGTAAACATGGACCTTCACACGGTCGCCATGTAAGGCTTGACGAAGTTTTCGAGGAGCGACATAGATGTCGTTTTCGAGTTCATCTTCGGGTACAATATAAGCCGATCCGTCGGCTGTCATATCAACTTTACCCGTGATGTAAACATTGAGTTGGCGAAGCTTGAATTTGCCTCTTTCTGGTTGCTCAAATTGACCCGCGCGAGTGCCGTCGTTTAGTATG
The DNA window shown above is from Sphingobacterium hotanense and carries:
- the rpsG gene encoding 30S ribosomal protein S7, whose amino-acid sequence is MRKAKPKKRIILPDPKFNDVQVTRFVNNMMFDGKKSIAYSIFYDAVELVESKTQENGLETWKKALNNVMPAVEVKSRRVGGANFQVPMEVRPERKIALGMKWLISYARKRGEKTMFEKLAGEIISASKGEGAAVKKKEDTHKMAEANKAFSHFRF
- the rnr gene encoding ribonuclease R; translated protein: MKSKKENPYKEVLTQLIVDVFEKSGNTALNYKQVAAKLNVKDSDAKVAIADILNDGTRAGQFEQPERGKFKLRQLNVYITGKVDMTADGSAYIVPEDELENDIYVAPRKLRQALHGDRVKVHVYERKKGRKREGEVVEILERAKTDFTGTIDMSNSYAFFLPDDRKMLHDIFIPLDNLNGAKDGEKVLVSIIEWPKNAKNPIGRVKHVLGKKGENNTEMNAILADFGFPLEFPKEVEKEANAIPEDITAEEIAKRRDFRSTTTFTIDPADAKDFDDAISYQVLENGNYEIGVHIADVSHYVIPDTALDKEAFERGTSVYLVDRVIPMLPERLSNNLCSLRPNEDKLCFSAVFELDDKANVIDQWFGRTVIHSDRRFSYEEAQEIIEGKEDTLAPAILKLNELAFILRDRKFKNGAISFESEEVKFHLDENGKPIGVYTKIRKEAHKLIEDFMLLANRKVAEFIGKQGRGKNKLPFVYRFHDVPNPETLTNFSQFASRFGHRLVIKSDKETAKSLNSLMTKIEGSKEQNLLTSLAVRSMAKAIYTTKKTSHYGLAFDYYTHFTSPIRRYPDVMVHRLLQYYLEGGNKINADHYEKMSEHSSQMEKKAAEAERASIKYKQAEFLQDQIGVEYTGIVSGVTEWGMYVEIEENKCEGMVRLRDITDDFYTLDEKNYAIIGQRKKKVYQLGDEVQIKVKKVDLEKRQIDFTLIS
- the rpsL gene encoding 30S ribosomal protein S12, yielding MPTIQQLVRKGRVALVDKSKSPALDSCPQRRGVCTRVYTTTPKKPNSAMRKVARVRLTNGKEVNAYIPGEGHNLQEHSIVLIRGGRVKDLPGVRYHIIRGALDTSGVAGRNQRRSKYGTKRPKPGQAAAPTKGKK
- the fusA gene encoding elongation factor G codes for the protein MAKDLKLVRNIGIAAHIDAGKTTTTERILFYSGVNHKLGETHEGSATTDWMAQEQERGITITSAAVTVFWNYRNKKYQVNVIDTPGHVDFTVEVNRSLRVLDGLVFLFSAVDGVEPQSETNWRLADGYKVPRIGFVNKMDRSGADFLKVVKQVKEMLGSEAVALQLPIGAEDDFKGVVDLINNRGIVWNEADKGMTFTEVPIPDDMLDEVAEYREKLLEAVAGYDESLMEKFFEDPDSLTEREILDALRKAVLDNAIVPMVCGSSFKNKGVQTMLDFVMELLPSPLDQEAVKGTDPRNGEEIVRKPSETEPFAALGFKIATDPFVGRLCFVRAYSGVLEAGSYVLNTRSGNKERISRIFQMHANKQNPIERIGAGDIGAVVGFKDIKTGDTLCDEKNPIILESMTFPEPVIGLAIEPKTQADVDKLGIALGKLAEEDPTFVVKSDQETGQTVISGMGELHLDILIDRLRREFKVEVNQGAPQVAYKESINGTSEHREVYKKQSGGRGKFADIKVVISPADEDWDVVKSPLQFVNEIVGGAIPKEYIPSVQKGFESSMNNGVLAGYPLSGMKVRLIDGSFHAVDSDSLSFELAGKMAYRQALPKCSPVLMEPIMKVEVLTPEENMGDVMGDLNRRRGQMQGLDSRNGAQVIKALVPLSEMFGYVTQLRTITSGRATSTMEFDHYAEAPRNVAEEVIAKSKGKVKGLED